One region of Culex pipiens pallens isolate TS chromosome 2, TS_CPP_V2, whole genome shotgun sequence genomic DNA includes:
- the LOC120420828 gene encoding actin-binding protein IPP gives MPPLNSFNNNNGNGGTTASDIICSLTQSQMAINQPGNEVGPNGRPPVFSCSQYPQKVLLNLNALRQSSRFCDVEIVVGDTSLQAHRSVLSAASAYFEAMFRPELGLSEGKQKSVTLHSMRADILKLLIDFVYTGQIEIKQNNVQELLAAADMIQLPEVVDGCCEYLCRELHSSNALGILRFAEAHNCRQLAETAATYVYTNFPKVALDEDELLEIPHTLLMKVISSESLRVDTEYQVFKAALRWIKHDVVPRRRYVFEILSHVRLALVPVGLIDQAIADCRDVSLKIALRSVRKDLTSKRGQLVPLRVCPRVCAKKSIYIIGGSRREQNAGWTPADCIFESVIKYDIFRREWVESAPMQIGRILPGVATLGGKIFVIGGERGSQILANGEVYDTQNNNWEAMAPMIVPRCEFGLCALGGTLYAMGGWIGEDIGGSIECFDPMKNSWRMVGDLPEPRFSMGVVSFEGLIYIVGGCTTSSRHLPDLISYNPITHEWNSLARMQTSRCQMGVAILDRYLYVVGGNSSQQEVLCTVEKYSFDENKWSMVAPMSVSRASPAVAAADGLLYVAGGDQPCEINFYRAQVTIASFECYDPINDQWKHCPELPTSRSEAGAVVV, from the exons ATGCCCCCGCTCAACagcttcaacaacaacaacggcaaTGGAGGCACCACCGCAAGCGACATCATCTGTTCGCTCACCCAGTCCCAGATGGCCATCAACCAGCCGGGGAACGAAGTTGGTCCGAACGGGCGACCGCCCGTCTTTTCCTGCTCGCAGTATCCGCAAAAGGTGCTGCTCAATCTGAACGCCCTGCGGCAGAGTTCGCGGTTTTGCGACGTCGAGATCGTCGTCGGAGACACGTCGCTCCAGGCGCACCGGTCGGTGCTGAGTGCCGCTTCCGCCTACTTTGAGGCCATGTTCCGGCCCGAGCTGGGACTGAGCGAGGGCAAGCAAAAGTCCGTCACGCTGCACTCGATGCGGGCGGACATACTGAAGCtgctgatcgattttgtgtacACCGGCCAGATTGAGATCAAGCAG AACAACGTCCAGGAACTGCTCGCGGCCGCCGACATGATCCAGCTGCCGGAAGTGGTCGACGGATGCTGCGAGTATCTGTGCCGGGAGCTGCACTCTTCCAACGCGCTCGGCATTCTCAGGTTTGCGGAAGCCCACAACTGTCGCCAGCTGGCGGAAACGGCCGCCACCTACGTGTACACCAACTTCCCCAAGGTTGCGTTGGACGAGGACGAACTGCTGGAGATTCCCCACACGCTGCTGATGAAGGTGATCTCGTCGGAATCGCTTCGGGTGGACACGGAATATCAGGTGTTTAAGGCGGCTTTGCGCTGGATCAAGCACGATGTGGTGCCGCGTCGTCGGTACGTGTTTGAGATTCTATCGCACGTCCGATTGGCGCTGGTTCCGGTGGGACTGATCGATCAGGCGATTGCTGACTGTAGGGATGTTTCGTTGAAGATCGCTCTGCGTTCGGTGCGCAAGGATTTGACTTCCAAGCGCGGCCAGCTGGTGCCACTGCGCGTTTGTCCACGGGTTTGTGCAAAGAAGAGCATTTACATCATTGGCGGGTCAAGGCGCGAGCAAAATGCCGGATGGACTCCGGCGGATTGCATCTTCGAGAGCGTCATCAAGTACGACATCTTCCGGCGAGAGTGGGTCGAATCGGCACCGATGCAAATTGGTCGAATCCTGCCCGGAGTGGCCACCCTCGGGGGGAAGATTTTCGTGATCGGTGGCGAACGTGGCAGTCAGATACTGGCCAACGGAGAGGTTTACGACACGCAGAACAACAACTGGGAAGCGATGGCGCCGATGATCGTGCCGCGGTGCGAGTTTGGGCTGTGCGCGTTGGGTGGTACGCTGTACGCCATGGGTGGATGGATTGGCGAGGACATTGGTGGGTCGATCGAGTGCTTTGATCCGATGAAAAATTCCTGGCGCATGGTTGGCGACCTGCCGGAGCCAAGGTTCAGCATGGGAGTAGTTAGCTTTGAAG GCCTAATCTACATCGTCGGAGGTTGCACAACGTCCAGCCGTCACCTGCCGGATCTAATCAGCTACAATCCGATAACGCACGAGTGGAACTCGCTGGCCCGGATGCAAACGTCGCGCTGTCAAATGGGTGTCGCCATTTTGGATCGCTATCTGTACGTGGTCGGTGGCAACAGCAGCCAACAGGAAGTGCTTTGCACGGTGGAAAAATACTCGTTCGATGAAAACAAATGGTCCATGGTGGCACCGATGTCGGTGAGCCGTGCAAGCCCTGCGGTGGCCGCCGCCGACGGACTGCTGTACGTTGCGGGTGGCGATCAACCGTGCGAGATTAACTTTTACCGGGCGCAGGTTACCATCGCTTCGTTCGAATGCTACGATCCGATAAACGACCAGTGGAAGCACTGTCCGGAGTTGCCGACAAGCCGATCGGAAGCGGGTGCCGTTGTGGTTTGA
- the LOC120420818 gene encoding nuclear distribution protein nudE homolog, with protein sequence MDQEKLFTSVEEECLYWKERCLKLGQERNDVQREFDDFTEESRQLEAELEMTVEQQEKKIRDLNQLVSQMRIECESFKRKVANSENESNKIDADYKQLVKENEKFKVYIRELEQKNDDLERANRVASESVAEFESMLNQAYEKNALLELEVDEKERMQIKLQRLMDEARDLKQELKVRHIPKGEDEEDMTSVPTTEGAAEEKTLDVPTEERPETLGSNTTANVCLSTTKLETLNNNINSSRKTDPSVVALTKATNKLDLESTLGSLNAVVPTQLDESTLQQKLIIERNGNLNSPSSALIPALNNAAMAPSDRVSTLSIVADLLRRLDNMEAKLKAWKIRKPSSRTNLASSGSHRHRVGTGSSGLCLPGGDSNASLNSIGSGESCGNVQLHSYQPGVSTIGTQTAQQAQASKAELRTNK encoded by the exons ATGGACCAGGAGAAGCTGTTTACCAGCGTCGAGGAGGAGTGTCTTTACTGGAAGGAACGGTGCTTGAAACTCGGTCAAGAGCGCAATGACGTGCAGCGGGAGTTTGACGACTTTACG gaggaatcgaGGCAGCTGGAAGCGGAGCTGGAGATGACCGTGGAGCAGCAGGAGAAGAAGATCCGCGATTTGAACCAGCTGGTCAGCCAGATGCGGATTGAATGTGAGTCATTCAAGCGGAAGGTCGCCAACAGCGAGAACGAATCCAACAAGATCGATGCCGATTATAAGCAGCTGGTCAAGGAGAATGAAAAGTTCAAGGTTTACATCCGCGAGCTGGAGCAAAAGAATGACGACTTGGAGCGAGCGAACAGGGTGGCCAGCGAAAGTGTGGCCGAGTTCGAGTCGATGCTGAACCAGGCTTACGAGAAAAATGCTCTGCTAGAATTGGAGGTGGACGAGAAGGAACGTATGCAGATTAAGCTGCAGCGGCTTATGGACGAGGCACGGGATTTGAAGCAGGAACTGAAGGTCAGACACATCCCCAAGGGCGAGGACGAAGAAGACATGACAAGCGTTCCGACGACGGAAGGCGCAGCGGAAGAGAAAACACTTGACGTTCCCACCGAGGAAAGACCCGAGACGCTCGGATCCAACACCACTGCAAACGTATGCCTCAGTACGACCAAACTAGAAACtctcaacaacaacatcaacagcaGCAGAAAGACGGACCCCAGCGTGGTGGCCCTCACGAAAGCAACCAACAAACTTGACCTGGAATCCACCCTCGGATCCCTCAACGCCGTCGTTCCCACGCAGCTAGACGAGAGCACACTGCAGCAAAAGCTGATCATCGAACGTAACGGAAACCTCAACAGTCCCTCCTCGGCGCTCATCCCAGCGCTGAACAACGCCGCGATGGCCCCGAGCGATCGCGTCTCCACGCTCAGCATCGTGGCCGATCTGCTGCGGCGGCTGGACAACATGGAGGCAAAGCTGAAGGCGTGGAAAATCCGCAAACCCTCGTCCCGCACGAACCTGGCCAGCTCGGGCAGCCATCGGCACCGGGTCGGAACTGGCTCGAGTGGGCTATGTCTGCCCGGCGGTGACAGCAACGCCTCCCTCAATTCCATCGGAAGCGGCGAAAGCTGTGGCAACGTCCAGCTGCACTCGTACCAACCGGGAGTGTCCACCATCGGTACGCAAACGGCCCAGCAGGCGCAAGCAAGTAAGGCCGAACTTCGAACGAACAAGTAA